TTGGGGTTCAATGGCTTGCCGTCGGCCATGATGATCTGTTCCAGCAGAGCAGTACTCATGCCCTGCACAGCGCCACCCTCCATCTGCGTGCGAACCATGTCCGGGTTGATAGCCTTGCCCACGTCGAAGGCCGCGCTGATGCGCACCACTTCCAGTTGACCCGTCTCCTCGTCCACCTCCACCTCGACCCCTTGGGCGCCGGTGGTGAAGTGGACCACAGCCCTCTTGCCCTGGCCGGTGTCAGGATCCAATGGGGTGACGTAGGTGGGCATGAAGCGTCCCTTGCCCAACACCGGCCCGCCGATCCAGGTGCCATCCGGTTTTTGCATGCCATACACCACGATGTCCTTGAGCGGAATCGATTCCTCAGTAGCATAGCTGACCACGTTGCCGTCGATGATGTCCATGTCGGCGAGATTCTCTCCCCACACCTCGGCGACCATGCTGATGATCTGGGTCCTGGCCTCGTCGGCAGCCCGCAGAATAGCATTGCCCATGCTCCAGGTAATGCGGCTGGCCACCGTTTGCCACTCATAGGGTGAATAATCGGTATCCACCGTGTTCACCCGCACATCCTCGATGGGTACACCCAGCCCTTCGGCGGCCAGCTGTGCCGCGATGGTCAGCGTACCCTGACCCATGTCGACACCACCTACATTGACCAGGCAGGTACCATCCTCGTTGAAGCGAATCGTGGCTGCTGACCCGGGATTGGGCGGCATGGCAGGCGCTTTCCACATGGCGGCAATGCCCTTACCGCGCCGCTTGTGAGGTGCCGAGGGCCGGGCCGGCTTACCCCATTCGATAGCCTCGGCCGCCTTGCTGATGCACTGACTGAGCCCGGTGGCATGCATGATCATGCCCGTTACCGTCTCATCCCCCTCCTTCAGGCAGTTCAACAGGCGTACTTCCACCGGGTCCAACTCAAGTTGTGTCGCCATGCGATCGATGTGTTGTTCGATGGCCCAGTGGATCTCCGGCATGCCGAAACCGCGCATGGCGCCGCCGATCGGATGATTGGTATAGACGCAATAGGAGTCGGCGTGCACGTTGGGCACCAGGTAAGGACCGGTGGAGCTGTAGCCGGCCGCACGGGTGATATTGACGCCATACTCGGTATAGGCGCCGCCGTCCCAGTAATAGGTGTTCTGCATGGCAGTGATCCGCCCATCGTCGGTCATGCCCATCCTGATATAGGCCACCAGACCCTGGCGCACAAAGGTCGTGTAAAACTCCTCTGCCCGGGACATCACCAGTTTGACCGGGCGGCCCCTGGCCTGCATCGCCATGATCACACAGGCGCCCTCCATGCTGACCCCCGCCTTGGCGCCGAAGCCGCCCCCCACGTAAGGGGTGATCACCCGCAGTTTGCTGTGGCCGATGCCCAGGCTCTTGGCTATCAGGTTGCGCTGAGCAAAAGGAGACTGGCTACTGCTCCAGAGGGTGATCTTTCCATTGCCGTCTATCTGGGCAACGGCGCCGTGAGTCTCCAGGGGCACATGCTGCACGTGAGGCACCCGATAGCTATGCTCGTAGATATGGTCGGCTTCCTGCCAACCAGCTTCCATGTCCCCCTTGCGCACTTTGAACCAGTTGCTGATGTTGGTGCCCGGCTGGCGGAAGATGAAAGGAGCACACTGGTAGTCTCCCAGGCCCGGATGGATCAACGGCGCCTCAGCGCTGGCTCCAAACTCCGGATCGAAGACGCCCGGTAGCTCCTCGTAGGTCACCTCAATCAAGCTGACCGCTTTTTCGGCCAGTTCGGGCGTGTCGGCAGCCACGCCGGCCACCGGTTCACCGACGAAGCGAACCCGGTCCACAGCGAAGGTCGGACGATCGGACAGATAGAGGCCGGTCAGACCGGGAAAATCCTGTCCGGTCACCACTACCCGCACGCCAGGCAGCGCCCTGGCCTTGCTGGTATCGATACCCGTGATGAAGCCGTGCGCGATGGGACTGCGCTTCAGCCGGCCATGCAACAGGTTGGAACCAAACTGCATGTCGTCCACATACTGGGCGGTGCCGGTCACCTTCGCCTTGCTTTCCACCCTGGGAAACGATTGACCGACAATGGTTGTTTTTTTGATCGCCACACTACTCTCCTTTACCAATTGTCGATTGTCGACGGCCAGATCAGCAGGCTGGCCCCTCATTGACAATTGACCATTGGCTATTGACCGTTGACCATTAGTCTGCCTGCCTCCCGCACCGCGTCCACGATCCGGGTATATCCGGTACAGCGACAGAGATTGCCCACCAACCCTTCCCGGATCTCCCGGTCACTGGGCGTTGGTGTGCGCTGCAATAGCGCGTGGGCTGCCATCAAAACACCCGGGGTGCAGAAACCACACTGCGTGCCGCCCAGATCGATCATCGCCTGTTGCACCGGCGCCAGCTTCTCGCCCAGGGCCAGACCCTCCACCGTGGTGATCTCATGGCCATCGGCTTCGACGCCCAGCACCAGGCAGGAGTTCACCGGCTCGCCGTCGAAGAGCACTGTGCAAGCTCCACACTCCCCTTCCGAGCAACCGTTTTTTGTGCCTGTCAGCACCAACTGCTCCCGCAACACACGCAGCAACGTGTGGTGCGACTCCACCACGATCGCATAGGCTTCGCCGTTGACTGAAAAATCGATTTCGTTTTTCATTCTCACTCCGTTCGGATTATGTGAAATGTCATCATGTCACCATGCGCCCTTCAGAAGATGGTGTTCGGTAATCGGAAATCGGTGATCCGATGGGATCGACGCGGTTCAGGATCGGGTTACCGATTACCGGTAACGGATTACCCGGATTGCGCCTCCGACCCTCGTGGCATGGTGAAACGAAGTCCCGGAGGGCGGAGCCCGTAGTGGATTATGACATCGTGACATTCAGTATCTTCTCGACACTACGCCGCGTCAACACCCGAACCATATCCCGGCGATAAACCGCGCTCGCGCGGATGTCGTCGATTGGTTTCGAAGCTTCTGCTGCCGCCCGGGCCGCCGCTGCCACACCCTCGGATGAGCTATCGCGGGCCAGCAGGTTCTCCGCCTCCGTGGCGCGAAGGGGCGTGGGGGCAACCGAACCTAGCGTTATCCGCCATGAAGCCCCGGAGTTGGCATCGCCGTCGGGCCAGCCCAGGACAGCAACGTTCATCACTGAGATGTCGCCGACTGTCGTGCGGCCCAGCTTGTGCCAGCATCCAACGGCGCCCGTCGGAGGAGGAGGCAAAAGGATCGCCGTTAATAATTCGCCTGCCTGCAATGCTGTCGCACCCGGGCCCAGAAAAAACGCCTCCAGGGGCATTTCACGAGTTCCTGCCGGCCCGAAAAGCTCGATACTGGCGCCGTAACAGATAAGGGCAGGCGCGCTGTCCGCGGCCGGCGATCCGTTGCAGAGATTGCCGCCCATCGTGGCGCGGTTGCGCAACTGGTAGGAGGCCACCGAGCGGCAGGCGTCTGCCAGCAGGGGATAGCGCTCTACCACCAGGGGATCTACCACCACCTGGTTCATGGTCGCCGCCGCCCCGATACGCAGGCCCCCACTGCCGCCAGATGCTATCTCGCGAAAGCCGGGAATCTTTTTGACATCGATCAAAACAGCCGGAGCCAGGAATCCCCGTTCGATCCGGATCAACAGGTCGGTTGCCCCGGCCACTATCTTCGCCTTGCCATTGTATTGGATCAAAAGCCGGCTGGCCTCTTCGATCGATTGAGCCTGGTAATAATCGAAAGGTTGCAAGATGCTAACCTCCTGAATCGAGCTAAAAATGGTGTTCTGTCATTGCGACGCTACATCGGCAGATGTGCAGGCCAAGCCCGCCAGCGAGAGGTGTGAGCCAGTTGCCCATCCAACGCCGCAGGATGCGCCCGAATAAGATACTCGCTGTTGTGTCGCTCCCGCGAAAGCGGCAGCCCAGGAGTTCACGCCATGGATCCCCGCCTACGCGGGTTCAATACGAACAGCAACGCCGATGCATAGGCGCCGCTGGCGCTAAAATCCTCGAATGACAACGATTCTCCTCGATAGTGGATGTCACAACGGTAGCCAAATTGGGTGGTGCCCAACACCAGGGCCGGCTGGTTTTCACCCAACAAACGCTCTTCCAACATCTCCCGCAGCTGGTCTTCCCGGGGAATCCACACCACCTCTGTCACGAAGATGTGGTCGAGCGCCCATTCCACCGTGCCGTGGAAGGTGATGGCCAGCTTGCCGCGGATCGGTTCGGCCATAATCGTCATATTATTGATGACAAACACCTGATCCGTAAACCCCTCCATGGGAAGAGTGAAAAAATCGAGCACGGTTGGCTGCCAGGCAAGGCCAGCGTCCTTTAGATCCTGTGCCACTGTCAGTGTTAGCATCTCCGTTCCTCGCCTGATCCTATTGCTCAAGCAGCCGGATGCGTTTTCGATTGGTGACGAACCAGGTCCCGCCGGCCGCCCTTACCCATAGCCCAGGATGTTCGCAGGCCAGCACTTCCCCTGCATACCAGCCACCGGCACCGGCGACCTTCAGCAGAATCTCCACCTGATCTCCCGGATTGTACAATTCCGTCAGTCGCTCTGGCATGCACCAACCGCCAGGATCGACCATCGACAAACAACCACCAATGACCCTCCGCCTCACTCTCGCCAGAAAAACACACCCGACATGACCGGTACGACGTCGCCGCTGACCCACACCATGCTGATCTCCTCCGGGGATCCTTCTATCTCGATCGTCACTTTGCTGGGACGCTTCATCTCGATGCCTTGTTCCGTTACGATAGTTGTGACGGGAGGCGACGCAGAAACCAGTTGGTGATGCACCAGATAGGAGGCCATACCTCCGCTGGCGGAGCCTGTCGCCGGGTCCTCAAGAATGCCATGGTGAGGCGCAAAAAACCGCATATGAACATCGCGGTCTTCATACATTGTTTCCAGGCTGAAGACCGCCACATCGGCGCCTTCCAAACCCATCTCGCAACACACCTTGCCTAATTCTGCCGCGTCGATTTGCAGCACGTCGATCCCGCTAACGATCGCCAAGCTGTTTACGGGCACGAAAAGCTGGGGGTACCCTGTCGATACCACCTGAACTGGTTTGCCCGTATCGACAATGGCGTGGAAAGGAATCTGGAGGGCCTGGGCCAGTCGTCGTGCCTGCGACTGGGTTGCCGTTGCCCGGAACTGCGGCGCCTGGTGTGCGGTCACCACGCGATCAACCTCGCCCGAGCGAACATGCAGATGCCCGGAGCGTAAACCCACGCCCAGTTCAAATGTAACAGTGGTTGTCGGTTCCTCCAATGGCACGCGGCCGAGATCGGCCAATACCCAGTGGGTGCCCACCAGGGGATGCCCCGCAAAGGGAATCTCGGCAACCGGCGTGAATATCCGGACTTTGAAGTCCGCCTGAGCGCTGTCCGGAGGAAATACGAAGGTAGTTTCGGAGAGATTGAGCTCAAGGGCCAGCTGCTGCATTTCCTTCCTGGTCAATCCGGCCGCGTCGGGGAAAACGGCCAGCGGATTGCCCCCAAAGGGCCTGTCGCAGAAGACATCGACCTGGTAGAATCGTATGGGTACCATGAGTCACGCGAATCACAAGCATGAAACCAGACAGGCCGTGAGCGACCTCTTTGACGGTCACGCACGGCCTGTGTTACGATCAGTTCTGGACACCGGCAGATCGAGGTTTCAAGGTCCGAATCGGCCCTGCACCCCGTCGCCGGCTACAAAGCCGGCTTCGAAATTACCAGTCGTTCCGAGGCCTGTCGTTGCTCCGTTCCTGGCGAGGCCGAGCCTCATTGACGCGAAGGTTGCGGCCTCCGAAAAGGGTGCCATCGAGAGCTGCAATCGCGGCAACTGCACCTTCGTCATTCATTTCGACGAACCCGAATCCGCGGGGTCGTCCCGTTTCGCGATCTGCTATCAGGTCCACGGCCTCAACCTCGCCGTATTCCCCAAACAGTTCTCGAATCTGGTCATCCTCCGCACTGAACGGCAGATTGCCAACATAGAGTCGTTTAGACATTTTCTGATACTCCTAGCCCGGTTGTGCGTTTTCGCATCAACCACAACTTGCTTGCTCACCCAAGGGTAAGCGCTTGCTCGAAAAAACTTCCGTTTGTCCGGCGAAGTGAACCATCGATATACTGACGGAGGACAACTGCGGACCTGCACACATTGACCCGCTTATTACAAATCGCCGTTGCTGGGAACGCTGACTCGCAGTTTCAAGCGGCAGGAAGCTAGAGGCACCACCACAGACGGGAGGTCAATCGTCACCGGACAGCACAAGTGTACCCTAAAGATGAGATTCCGGCAAACTGGCGCCTGAAGTGGAAAAAGGAGAATTCCTGTTTCAGGTGGAGTCGCAGTTGACAACGGCGAGCTTCGTAGGGTAAGCTAACTCATGGTCTATCAGGACCTTGTGGCGAATCGTCGATTGTTCCATTGTCAATGAAAGAGGGAGATCATGCCAACAGATACCATTACGATTCCCGTGTCATCGGGCGAGATCAGCGGCTATTACGCCTGGCCGGAGAACGATGGTCCATGGCCTGCCGTGGTCATCATCCACGAGCTGTTCGGCCTGAACGAGAACATTCGCGACACCGCCAGGCGTTTTGCCGCCCAAGGCTACGCGGCCCTGGCCGTCGACCTCTTCCATGGACGCAACCGGACGGTCTGTATGGCCCGTTTCATGGGCGGCATGTTCCTGCGCTCCCTCGACCATGGCGCTATCGGCGACCTGAAGGCCAGCCTCTCCCATCTGGCCAGCCTGCCCGGGGTTGACCCGCAGCGATTGGGCGCCATCGGGTTCTGCATGGGTGGCAGTTTTGCCATCGCCTGGGCCTGCACCGACGACCGTTTGAAAGTCATTGCACCCTTCTACAGCATGAATCCTCGTCCCCTGGATGCCGTTGCACGCTCCTGCCCGGTGGTAGGCTCCTTTCCGGAAAAGGATTTCACGGCCAGCGGCGCTCGCAAGCTCGAGGAGATATTGGACCGCTCCGACGTGCCCCGCGATTTCAAGACCTACCCCGGCGCTAAACACTCCTTCTTCAACGACCGGGGGGATAACTACGATCCGGCGGCCTCCGAGGATGCCTGGAACCGCACACTGGCCTTTTTCAGTAACCATCTGCCCACAACAACGTCCTGACGACTCGGCTGCGGCCGGTCTGTGCGAAGCCTCCCGCAGCGAAGCGGAGTGGATGTGTACCACCCCTGGGAACCGCCCCGGAGTGGGTGATCGTCAGCCGAAGGGCACATCCTGAGCTTGCCGAAGGGCCCGACCGTGCCACCAGGTATTCTCGCTGATCTTTTCTGATGTCTGATCTGCGTTTATCAGCGTCCATCTGCGGTTGTATTTTTTCTCCGATTTCACCGCTGACCTGTCCTGCCCACTCCGGGGCACCTGACGGTGAGCGTAGTCGAAGGATCTACGCAGACCTACGGCGCAGATCCTCGCTGACCCTTTTTTGGATTGATCAGCGTTCATCTGCGGTTATCTACGCGTGCATGCATCTGACTCGTAACGACCTAACGACTCAGCAGGTAGGCGTTGAAGCGCCCTCCCACCAGGAAGTCAACCGCCACGTACCTGGCTGCAAACGCTTCCTCAAACAGCGCACGGGTGTGCGCGCGCCAGCGGCGCGCCAGAGCCAGGTCCCCCCCTTTCAAGCGCTGAAAATCCTGAGGGATGGCAATCAACAGCCTCTGATTAACAGGGATCGAGTTGGTCGCCGCCGGCTGCAGCAGGCCCTCCGCGTCAGCAGCCGGTTTATTGACCAACACCGCTCCTCCGGCCAGAGCCTGGGAGATCGTCAGCCTGCGTCGCCCCAGGCCGAGAATCTGCCCGACTCGATCATCCCCGATCTGCCAATCCACCCGAAAACGATCGCTGGCCAACCCCTGGTTCAGCCCATCCCGCATCTCGCCATACAGATCCCGCAGATAGGTGTTGCAGACAGCGCCAAGCTTGCGCAGATTCAGCCGCGCGTTGCGGCCTTCCAACGGATCATAGGTCCAGGTAATCAGATCGATGCCCTGGGCCAGAACGTGGTCCCGCTGGGCCAGCTTCAGTCTGAAGCCCAGGCCCCGGTTCTGTACCTCCGGTACCACAGCGGCCATGTGGGAGCAATGTTTCAGCCTGCCTTCGCTTGTCAATCCCAGAAAACCAAAGACGAAGCCCAGCAGTCGATCCTGCGAAAAGGCACCCAGGACGAGGCCTCCATTCTTCTGAATGGTCAACAGCATGTGATCGGGAACGATATCCGCATCAGGTAGAGACCAAACCTGCCGTTGTAACCGCTCCACTGCCCGATACCCGGCATGGCTTTCCACCGGTCGGATGTCGATAGTCATCGAAAGCTAGCGCCCCATCCACCCGCCATCTACGGGGATCACAGCGCCACTGATGTAGGCCGATGCCTCGGAGGCAAGAAAGACGGCCAGGCCTTTCATGTCATCGGGAGTGCCCCAGCGCCCGGCGGGGATACGCGCCAGGATCATCCGGTTGCGGGAAGGATCTTCGAGCAGCGCAGCGGTCATGTCGGTAGCCATATAGCCCGGCGCGATGGCGTTGACGGTGACGCC
This genomic window from Chloroflexota bacterium contains:
- a CDS encoding molybdopterin cofactor-binding domain-containing protein, which codes for MAIKKTTIVGQSFPRVESKAKVTGTAQYVDDMQFGSNLLHGRLKRSPIAHGFITGIDTSKARALPGVRVVVTGQDFPGLTGLYLSDRPTFAVDRVRFVGEPVAGVAADTPELAEKAVSLIEVTYEELPGVFDPEFGASAEAPLIHPGLGDYQCAPFIFRQPGTNISNWFKVRKGDMEAGWQEADHIYEHSYRVPHVQHVPLETHGAVAQIDGNGKITLWSSSQSPFAQRNLIAKSLGIGHSKLRVITPYVGGGFGAKAGVSMEGACVIMAMQARGRPVKLVMSRAEEFYTTFVRQGLVAYIRMGMTDDGRITAMQNTYYWDGGAYTEYGVNITRAAGYSSTGPYLVPNVHADSYCVYTNHPIGGAMRGFGMPEIHWAIEQHIDRMATQLELDPVEVRLLNCLKEGDETVTGMIMHATGLSQCISKAAEAIEWGKPARPSAPHKRRGKGIAAMWKAPAMPPNPGSAATIRFNEDGTCLVNVGGVDMGQGTLTIAAQLAAEGLGVPIEDVRVNTVDTDYSPYEWQTVASRITWSMGNAILRAADEARTQIISMVAEVWGENLADMDIIDGNVVSYATEESIPLKDIVVYGMQKPDGTWIGGPVLGKGRFMPTYVTPLDPDTGQGKRAVVHFTTGAQGVEVEVDEETGQLEVVRISAAFDVGKAINPDMVRTQMEGGAVQGMSTALLEQIIMADGKPLNPNFTDYRIATAIDAPSDIETIIVEVPQDDGPFGARGIGEHAMVPTAPAIANAVRDALGIEIDSMPITSEKVWEAMGKGNGSG
- a CDS encoding (2Fe-2S)-binding protein codes for the protein MKNEIDFSVNGEAYAIVVESHHTLLRVLREQLVLTGTKNGCSEGECGACTVLFDGEPVNSCLVLGVEADGHEITTVEGLALGEKLAPVQQAMIDLGGTQCGFCTPGVLMAAHALLQRTPTPSDREIREGLVGNLCRCTGYTRIVDAVREAGRLMVNGQ
- a CDS encoding xanthine dehydrogenase family protein subunit M: MQPFDYYQAQSIEEASRLLIQYNGKAKIVAGATDLLIRIERGFLAPAVLIDVKKIPGFREIASGGSGGLRIGAAATMNQVVVDPLVVERYPLLADACRSVASYQLRNRATMGGNLCNGSPAADSAPALICYGASIELFGPAGTREMPLEAFFLGPGATALQAGELLTAILLPPPPTGAVGCWHKLGRTTVGDISVMNVAVLGWPDGDANSGASWRITLGSVAPTPLRATEAENLLARDSSSEGVAAAARAAAEASKPIDDIRASAVYRRDMVRVLTRRSVEKILNVTMS
- a CDS encoding pilus assembly protein CpaE codes for the protein MLTLTVAQDLKDAGLAWQPTVLDFFTLPMEGFTDQVFVINNMTIMAEPIRGKLAITFHGTVEWALDHIFVTEVVWIPREDQLREMLEERLLGENQPALVLGTTQFGYRCDIHYRGESLSFEDFSASGAYASALLFVLNPRRRGSMA
- a CDS encoding PhzF family phenazine biosynthesis protein; the encoded protein is MVPIRFYQVDVFCDRPFGGNPLAVFPDAAGLTRKEMQQLALELNLSETTFVFPPDSAQADFKVRIFTPVAEIPFAGHPLVGTHWVLADLGRVPLEEPTTTVTFELGVGLRSGHLHVRSGEVDRVVTAHQAPQFRATATQSQARRLAQALQIPFHAIVDTGKPVQVVSTGYPQLFVPVNSLAIVSGIDVLQIDAAELGKVCCEMGLEGADVAVFSLETMYEDRDVHMRFFAPHHGILEDPATGSASGGMASYLVHHQLVSASPPVTTIVTEQGIEMKRPSKVTIEIEGSPEEISMVWVSGDVVPVMSGVFFWRE
- a CDS encoding RNA-binding protein, encoding MSKRLYVGNLPFSAEDDQIRELFGEYGEVEAVDLIADRETGRPRGFGFVEMNDEGAVAAIAALDGTLFGGRNLRVNEARPRQERSNDRPRNDW
- a CDS encoding dienelactone hydrolase family protein yields the protein MPTDTITIPVSSGEISGYYAWPENDGPWPAVVIIHELFGLNENIRDTARRFAAQGYAALAVDLFHGRNRTVCMARFMGGMFLRSLDHGAIGDLKASLSHLASLPGVDPQRLGAIGFCMGGSFAIAWACTDDRLKVIAPFYSMNPRPLDAVARSCPVVGSFPEKDFTASGARKLEEILDRSDVPRDFKTYPGAKHSFFNDRGDNYDPAASEDAWNRTLAFFSNHLPTTTS